In Halorhabdus rudnickae, the following proteins share a genomic window:
- a CDS encoding ABC transporter substrate-binding protein: MPRTISEGVSVVHDWRSGDGESAIEALFDVFRRQYREQSVSDQPTDNVRFTVKTDLLRQNPPDIWFDWPGANLPPYINAGVLADVTHLWDRNNLASKYLDGPASLSRFDGQYYAIPVNIHRLNNLFYNVELVEKAGVDPTTAGSPREFIEILEQVSDTGTVPLIQPMKNPWPIVQLWATILLGQAGPDVYNQITEGDAQRNSSAIETSLTLLERYMDFTPDNSLFLNLTDVQSRFTDEESAFFTQGDWSVKGFNTQADFDYQAEWDYLPFPGTEDRYVMNMDAAIAAKTDGLDDGVEGFLETAASVEGQVAFNKEKGSIPPRTDVPENEFSAFQQDQIRSFQRSRSQPPSIAHGLAATPDQRIELLSTFTEFASEPDVDSARKELVETFEKS, from the coding sequence ATGCCACGGACAATCTCGGAGGGTGTCAGCGTCGTACACGACTGGCGGAGTGGTGACGGAGAAAGCGCTATCGAGGCGTTGTTCGACGTGTTTCGCCGTCAATACCGTGAGCAATCGGTATCGGATCAGCCGACAGATAACGTCCGCTTTACGGTGAAAACGGACCTTCTCAGACAGAATCCGCCGGATATCTGGTTCGACTGGCCCGGCGCAAATCTCCCGCCATACATCAATGCTGGCGTGTTAGCAGACGTCACACATCTCTGGGATCGGAACAACCTGGCATCGAAGTATCTGGACGGACCGGCTTCGCTGTCCCGGTTCGACGGGCAGTACTACGCCATTCCAGTCAACATCCACCGCTTAAACAACCTGTTTTACAACGTCGAACTCGTCGAGAAAGCCGGTGTCGATCCGACTACTGCGGGATCGCCGCGCGAGTTCATCGAGATCCTCGAGCAGGTCTCGGACACCGGCACAGTACCGCTCATTCAGCCGATGAAAAACCCCTGGCCGATCGTACAACTGTGGGCGACGATTCTCCTCGGGCAGGCAGGTCCCGACGTATACAACCAGATCACGGAAGGTGACGCCCAACGAAACAGTTCGGCGATCGAAACGTCGCTCACGCTTCTCGAGCGGTACATGGACTTTACGCCCGACAATTCGCTGTTCCTCAATTTGACCGACGTCCAGAGCCGGTTCACTGACGAAGAATCGGCGTTTTTCACCCAAGGGGACTGGTCTGTCAAGGGGTTCAACACTCAGGCGGACTTTGACTACCAAGCGGAGTGGGACTATCTTCCATTCCCCGGGACAGAAGACCGCTACGTGATGAACATGGACGCGGCCATCGCCGCGAAGACAGACGGTCTCGACGACGGCGTGGAAGGGTTCCTGGAAACGGCTGCCTCCGTGGAGGGGCAGGTAGCGTTCAACAAGGAGAAGGGATCGATCCCACCACGTACGGATGTGCCCGAAAACGAGTTCTCTGCGTTCCAGCAAGACCAGATCCGTTCGTTCCAGCGGTCCCGCTCGCAACCACCATCGATCGCTCACGGGCTGGCAGCCACCCCGGACCAGCGGATCGAACTGTTGTCGACGTTCACGGAGTTCGCTTCGGAGCCGGATGTCGATTCGGCCCGGAAAGAACTGGTCGAGACCTTCGAGAAATCGTAA
- a CDS encoding galactokinase — translation MRDQHEYQIVSPGRVNLIGEHTDYTYGYVMPLATDLHTRLDATPTDQAEEVQIRSEAIGETRTVSIDDPQANGDWTDYVAGCYAVLQAEGYDPAGFVGELSGDLPLGSGMSSSASLELAIIGFLDSVHEFGLSREEMATLAQRVENDFVGVSCGIMDQFAVALGQADHALKIDTESLGYEPVRFPEDLEVVVFHTGVERELVDSEYNQRRETVEAALDTLGESSSKDVSADDLDALPPLQKQRLGYVIRENERVQRAVEALESGDNAGFGDVLVTAHRDIAENYEASCAELDFFVDAALEEGAYGARLTGAGWGGTAIAIVDTAGADAFAESVYETYTDQFPDRDPHYHLVTASEGVSVSAEN, via the coding sequence ATGCGCGACCAACACGAGTACCAGATCGTCTCTCCGGGTCGGGTGAACCTGATCGGCGAGCACACGGACTACACGTACGGATACGTGATGCCACTTGCGACGGACCTCCATACGCGTCTGGACGCCACGCCGACCGACCAGGCCGAGGAGGTACAGATCCGCTCCGAGGCGATCGGCGAGACACGGACGGTCTCGATCGACGATCCCCAGGCCAACGGGGACTGGACCGACTACGTCGCGGGTTGTTACGCGGTTTTGCAAGCGGAAGGCTACGATCCGGCGGGCTTCGTCGGTGAACTCAGCGGGGATCTCCCGCTCGGCTCGGGGATGAGTTCCTCGGCGAGTCTCGAACTAGCGATCATCGGCTTCCTCGACAGTGTCCACGAGTTCGGTCTGTCGCGCGAGGAGATGGCGACGCTGGCCCAGCGCGTCGAGAACGACTTCGTCGGCGTCTCGTGTGGTATCATGGATCAGTTCGCCGTCGCACTCGGGCAAGCCGACCACGCGCTCAAGATCGACACGGAGTCGCTCGGGTACGAACCGGTCCGTTTTCCGGAAGACCTCGAGGTCGTCGTCTTCCACACCGGCGTCGAGCGAGAGCTGGTCGATTCCGAGTACAACCAGCGCCGGGAGACCGTCGAAGCGGCACTGGACACCCTCGGCGAGTCCAGTTCGAAGGATGTCTCCGCGGACGATCTCGATGCGCTCCCCCCGCTCCAGAAACAGCGTCTCGGCTACGTCATCCGGGAGAACGAGCGCGTCCAGCGCGCTGTCGAGGCACTCGAAAGCGGCGATAACGCCGGCTTTGGCGACGTGCTCGTGACTGCCCATCGGGATATTGCGGAGAACTACGAGGCCAGTTGCGCGGAACTGGACTTCTTCGTGGATGCGGCCCTCGAGGAAGGCGCGTACGGTGCTCGGCTCACGGGCGCTGGATGGGGCGGCACAGCGATCGCGATCGTGGACACCGCGGGCGCGGATGCGTTCGCCGAATCCGTCTACGAGACTTACACCGATCAGTTCCCGGATCGAGACCCACACTATCACCTCGTGACGGCAAGCGAGGGCGTCTCCGTCTCCGCCGAAAACTGA
- a CDS encoding Beta-galactosidase C-terminal domain, whose translation MERDDMTWVGNFTGESVTVDVPEDSDFYPGGATIEAYDIAVTDAAAPTIEIDDSQ comes from the coding sequence ATGGAGCGGGACGACATGACCTGGGTTGGGAACTTCACCGGCGAATCGGTGACAGTCGACGTTCCCGAGGACAGTGACTTCTATCCCGGAGGAGCGACCATCGAGGCCTACGACATCGCGGTCACAGACGCAGCGGCACCGACGATCGAGATCGACGATTCACAATAA
- a CDS encoding universal stress protein → MTLETILLAIGPKDNDRIDELAETVLEIATPSEATVVITHVFTPEEYENTVDRLDFDTQSDADPDDVAHRHGAVRTLTDAFDDAGVKYDIHGRVGDHATEIVDLATEIDADRVVVGGRKRSPSGKAVFGSVAQDIMLDAPSPVTFVKNK, encoded by the coding sequence ATGACTCTGGAAACTATTCTTTTGGCCATCGGGCCGAAAGATAACGATCGCATCGATGAACTCGCGGAAACAGTCCTCGAGATAGCTACGCCGTCTGAGGCAACGGTCGTCATCACGCACGTATTCACACCGGAAGAATATGAAAACACAGTGGATCGACTGGACTTCGATACGCAATCGGATGCGGACCCCGACGACGTCGCTCACCGACACGGGGCTGTCCGGACACTCACCGACGCATTCGACGACGCCGGCGTCAAATACGACATCCACGGCCGGGTCGGCGACCACGCCACGGAGATCGTTGATCTGGCCACCGAGATCGACGCCGACCGGGTCGTCGTCGGCGGACGTAAGCGGTCTCCGAGTGGCAAGGCGGTCTTCGGGAGCGTCGCTCAGGACATCATGCTTGATGCACCGTCTCCAGTGACGTTCGTCAAAAACAAGTAG
- a CDS encoding fructosamine kinase family protein encodes MHPIARKVGDTLAVEPTACRELDGGMIGQVHRVDLADGTSVVAKTGETPLSVEASMLRYLGTHTDLAVPAVLSASDDLLVIEYVDGDSTITPAVERDAADQLAALHDHSAEAFGFPFQTLCGPLAQPNPWTDDWIDFFREHRLCRQARGAREEGPLDRERFERIQKVADDLSDLLVEPDEPALIHGDVWRTNVLAANGDVRAFLDPAIYYAHPEVELAYVDWTDTFGDPFFERYRSRHSIEPGFFEHRRFVYRLYPLLIHVRLFGSEYLPGIDATLTELGY; translated from the coding sequence GTGCATCCGATCGCTCGAAAAGTCGGCGATACTCTCGCCGTCGAGCCGACGGCCTGCCGGGAACTCGACGGTGGGATGATTGGGCAAGTCCACCGCGTCGATCTCGCTGATGGTACGTCGGTCGTCGCCAAGACCGGCGAGACGCCGCTCTCAGTCGAAGCATCGATGCTCCGCTATCTCGGGACCCACACCGATCTGGCGGTTCCAGCCGTGTTGTCGGCGAGTGACGACCTGCTCGTCATCGAGTACGTCGATGGCGACTCCACGATCACGCCGGCAGTCGAACGTGACGCTGCCGACCAGCTGGCGGCACTTCACGATCATTCGGCCGAGGCCTTTGGCTTCCCCTTCCAGACGCTCTGTGGCCCGCTCGCACAGCCCAACCCCTGGACGGACGACTGGATCGATTTCTTCCGCGAACACCGGCTGTGCCGGCAGGCCCGCGGCGCACGCGAGGAGGGACCGCTCGATCGCGAGCGTTTCGAGCGCATCCAGAAGGTCGCAGACGACCTGTCAGATTTGCTCGTCGAGCCCGACGAGCCGGCACTGATCCACGGCGACGTCTGGCGGACGAACGTCCTGGCGGCCAACGGTGACGTGCGGGCGTTCCTCGATCCGGCGATCTACTACGCCCATCCCGAGGTGGAACTGGCGTACGTCGACTGGACGGACACGTTCGGTGATCCGTTCTTCGAACGCTACCGCTCACGGCACTCTATCGAACCAGGGTTCTTCGAGCACCGGCGCTTCGTCTATCGCCTGTATCCGTTACTCATCCACGTACGGCTGTTTGGATCGGAGTATCTCCCCGGGATCGACGCGACACTCACGGAACTGGGCTACTGA
- a CDS encoding haloacid dehalogenase-like hydrolase, whose translation MVSDSSTGITAGDRVALVLDIDGTVHRHGSIFVESLALLPYVGDISLDEADRDTLRDVLGSVAAYAGGDRSRRRWLGMIRVCDVLAAAGLGRPVARLLAGLVRYRARRASASATAGDAGDYREMQRRILDRYGTFLDGRHRERVQGAFERVVERHVRVDPEIRRVIADLASVVDLDVVLVTDVPTHIARPYAASLGDEIDVIGTDFATSDGRFTGEYTFVDKGAAVDRLHTEREWEYVLAAGDSANDLPMAAAADLLMAVAGRGNLLAELPAEYRSIELSALRTTQLAADTDAIIVPRETSVTDALRQTFTALGVSTREPRAQRSSDGVD comes from the coding sequence ATGGTCTCGGACTCGTCCACAGGTATCACGGCCGGCGATCGCGTCGCGCTCGTCTTGGACATTGACGGGACCGTTCACCGCCACGGTTCGATCTTTGTGGAGTCGCTGGCGTTGCTTCCCTACGTCGGCGACATCTCTCTCGATGAAGCCGACCGTGACACGCTCCGTGACGTGCTTGGATCGGTCGCAGCTTATGCCGGTGGCGACCGTTCCCGTCGGCGCTGGCTCGGGATGATCCGTGTCTGTGACGTCCTCGCAGCGGCGGGATTGGGTCGCCCGGTCGCCCGTCTTCTCGCCGGACTCGTCCGCTATCGAGCCAGGCGCGCCTCGGCGTCCGCCACAGCCGGTGACGCCGGCGACTATCGCGAGATGCAACGCCGGATTCTCGACCGCTACGGGACCTTTCTGGACGGTCGACACCGGGAGCGGGTCCAAGGCGCCTTCGAACGCGTTGTGGAACGTCACGTCCGCGTAGATCCCGAGATCCGACGAGTGATCGCCGACCTCGCCAGTGTCGTCGATCTCGACGTGGTCCTCGTCACGGACGTTCCGACCCATATCGCACGACCCTACGCGGCGTCGCTCGGCGACGAGATCGACGTCATCGGTACCGACTTCGCCACAAGCGACGGTCGTTTCACTGGCGAGTATACGTTCGTCGACAAAGGTGCAGCAGTCGATCGACTGCACACCGAACGCGAGTGGGAGTACGTGCTGGCAGCCGGTGATTCGGCGAACGACCTTCCGATGGCCGCGGCTGCGGACCTGTTGATGGCTGTCGCCGGGCGGGGGAACCTGCTGGCGGAACTCCCGGCCGAGTATCGGTCCATCGAGCTGTCAGCGCTTCGAACGACCCAACTAGCTGCCGATACTGACGCCATTATCGTCCCCCGCGAGACGAGTGTCACGGACGCCCTCCGGCAGACGTTCACGGCGCTTGGCGTCTCCACGAGAGAACCGCGAGCGCAAAGATCATCCGACGGTGTGGACTGA
- a CDS encoding translation initiation factor IF-2 subunit beta: MDYDQALERAHDALPDRPAADERRLSIPDPEAQADGAFTRLTNLGEVADALSRESEHLHRAIQRELGTSGQFEDDRARYNGDFSAGDFSAAIDSYVAEYVTCSECGLPDTVLTTEDGIDMLRCQACGAFRPVETQAAKSSTATDRPTLEEGKSYEVKIVGTGRKGDGVAEKGNYTIFVPGAQEGDVVTAYIESINGNLAFARQA, from the coding sequence ATGGACTACGATCAAGCTCTCGAGCGCGCACACGACGCGCTCCCCGATCGACCTGCGGCCGACGAACGACGGCTCTCGATCCCCGACCCCGAGGCCCAGGCAGACGGTGCGTTCACACGACTCACGAATCTCGGAGAGGTCGCCGATGCCCTCTCGCGGGAGTCCGAACACCTCCATCGGGCGATCCAGCGCGAACTTGGCACGAGCGGCCAGTTCGAGGACGACCGCGCCCGCTACAACGGTGACTTCTCTGCAGGCGACTTCTCGGCGGCGATCGACAGTTACGTCGCCGAGTACGTCACCTGCTCGGAGTGTGGACTGCCAGACACTGTTCTCACGACCGAAGACGGGATCGACATGCTTCGCTGTCAGGCCTGTGGGGCCTTCCGCCCCGTCGAGACCCAGGCCGCAAAATCCAGTACGGCGACCGATCGACCGACCCTCGAAGAGGGTAAATCCTACGAGGTAAAGATCGTCGGCACCGGCCGCAAGGGCGACGGGGTCGCCGAGAAGGGCAACTACACTATTTTCGTCCCCGGTGCCCAGGAGGGTGACGTCGTCACCGCCTACATCGAGTCGATCAACGGCAACCTGGCGTTCGCCCGTCAGGCCTGA
- a CDS encoding glycosyltransferase family 4 protein → MRISHYFEWEEYITGGHAQSVENQRTMLDRRGIEYTTEPDLDADLLHLNNMGPKSVYYARQARDVGVPVVIHTHQTAEDFRESFAFSNALARPMAPYLRWAYSFGDHLICPSEHNREVIAGYSDAPKTVISNGFDPGRLAGFESLREEYLDRYDLDPPVVFNVGHVIERKGLRSFVETARAMPELDFVWFGYLNPTGGGWVDGLLRSRTTTKLVENAPENCTFTGYVEDIRGGFAAGDIFFFPTKNENEGMALLEAMACGRPPLVRSIPTFEWLNDDEDCLKASQDFTEPLERLRDPVLRERIGRRAAERSEAFTLEAIGDDLVSLYRDVLAEHGDR, encoded by the coding sequence GTGCGGATCAGCCACTACTTCGAGTGGGAGGAGTACATCACCGGAGGCCACGCCCAGTCCGTCGAGAACCAGCGAACGATGCTCGACCGGCGGGGGATCGAGTACACGACCGAACCGGATCTCGACGCCGACCTGTTGCACCTCAACAACATGGGTCCCAAATCGGTCTACTACGCCCGGCAAGCCCGCGACGTGGGCGTCCCCGTCGTGATCCACACCCACCAGACTGCCGAGGACTTCCGGGAGAGTTTTGCTTTCTCGAACGCGCTGGCGAGACCCATGGCCCCGTACCTGCGGTGGGCCTACTCCTTTGGGGATCACCTGATCTGCCCCTCCGAACACAACCGCGAGGTGATCGCCGGGTACAGCGACGCCCCGAAGACGGTCATCTCCAACGGGTTCGATCCCGGCCGCCTGGCGGGGTTCGAGTCCCTCCGCGAGGAGTATCTCGACCGCTACGACCTCGACCCGCCGGTCGTCTTCAACGTCGGCCACGTCATCGAGCGCAAGGGCCTGCGATCGTTCGTGGAGACGGCCCGCGCGATGCCCGAGCTGGACTTCGTGTGGTTTGGCTACCTCAACCCGACCGGCGGCGGGTGGGTAGATGGCCTGTTACGATCGAGAACAACGACGAAACTCGTCGAGAACGCCCCCGAGAACTGTACGTTCACGGGCTACGTCGAGGACATCCGCGGCGGGTTCGCTGCAGGCGACATCTTCTTTTTCCCGACGAAAAACGAGAACGAAGGCATGGCCTTACTGGAAGCGATGGCCTGTGGCCGCCCGCCACTGGTCCGGTCGATCCCCACTTTCGAGTGGCTCAACGACGACGAGGACTGTCTGAAAGCCAGCCAGGACTTCACGGAACCGCTGGAGCGTCTCCGTGACCCGGTGCTGCGCGAGCGGATCGGCCGGCGGGCTGCAGAGCGTAGCGAGGCGTTCACCCTCGAGGCGATCGGCGACGATCTCGTTTCCCTCTACCGCGACGTGTTGGCCGAACACGGCGATCGGTGA
- a CDS encoding ABC transporter ATP-binding protein, with product MSEDTPQTDGGSQAVQPPSETTGELPRDAIGDTDDTHSESSSNASEFVGEDIVAGYPSSEQPVIDGATIRLPPGEVTALIGPNGSGKSTLLKSLADQLSIDAGTVLLDGADVHNLEAKELAQKLGLLSQENVAPNSLAVEELVAHGRYPHRGFFDSLSAADRDAIDEAIELAGIDHLRDREIGSLSGGQQQLVWIAMVLAQDTDVLLLDEPTTFLDMHHQLEVMEIVERLRDESDVTVGLVLHDIEQAARYADHVVALNDGAVQARGDPETVLTEALLTDVFAVEATVETTDQGLQITPLRPHHDSE from the coding sequence ATGAGCGAGGACACACCACAGACCGACGGCGGCAGTCAGGCAGTACAGCCCCCCTCGGAAACGACCGGCGAGCTACCCAGAGATGCCATCGGCGACACGGACGACACTCACAGCGAGTCGTCGTCCAACGCCAGCGAGTTCGTCGGCGAGGATATCGTCGCCGGCTACCCATCGAGCGAGCAGCCGGTGATCGACGGTGCGACGATTCGACTCCCGCCGGGGGAAGTGACCGCCTTGATCGGTCCGAACGGCAGCGGCAAGAGCACGCTGTTGAAGAGTCTCGCCGACCAGCTCTCCATCGACGCGGGCACCGTCCTCCTCGATGGGGCAGACGTTCACAACTTGGAGGCGAAAGAACTCGCCCAGAAGCTCGGCTTGCTTTCCCAGGAGAACGTCGCGCCCAATAGCCTCGCCGTCGAGGAGCTGGTTGCCCACGGCCGGTATCCACACCGTGGCTTTTTCGACTCGCTTTCGGCTGCCGACCGGGACGCCATCGACGAGGCGATCGAACTGGCCGGAATTGACCACTTGCGGGACCGTGAGATCGGCAGTCTCAGTGGCGGCCAGCAGCAACTCGTCTGGATTGCGATGGTTCTCGCCCAGGACACCGACGTGCTCCTGCTGGACGAACCGACGACGTTCCTCGATATGCACCACCAGTTGGAGGTCATGGAGATCGTCGAACGGCTCCGGGACGAGAGCGACGTGACCGTCGGCCTCGTCCTGCACGATATCGAGCAGGCCGCCCGGTACGCCGACCACGTGGTCGCGCTGAACGACGGCGCTGTCCAGGCCAGAGGCGACCCCGAAACGGTACTGACCGAGGCGTTGCTCACCGACGTCTTTGCCGTCGAGGCGACCGTCGAGACGACTGATCAAGGACTGCAGATAACGCCACTGCGTCCCCACCACGACAGCGAGTGA